The Mesorhizobium sp. NBSH29 genome has a segment encoding these proteins:
- a CDS encoding response regulator has product MLEDPLSNPLNGLHILVLEDEFLIAMDVEQLCRDSGARDVTIVRDLEDLSRLPEATETFDAAIVDLMLSGNSTLEFAAQLRQEGVPFVFASGYSNSEEVSRDFPDVDLVGKPYAGDDLISALVRSIAKSSILQSSE; this is encoded by the coding sequence ATGTTGGAGGACCCTTTGTCAAACCCGCTAAACGGCCTGCATATTCTTGTCCTCGAAGATGAATTTTTGATCGCGATGGATGTCGAGCAGCTTTGCCGTGACAGTGGGGCGAGGGATGTTACGATTGTCCGTGATCTGGAAGATCTTAGCCGGCTGCCTGAAGCAACGGAAACCTTTGACGCTGCTATCGTCGACCTGATGTTATCCGGAAATTCCACACTCGAATTTGCCGCTCAGCTAAGGCAAGAGGGCGTGCCCTTTGTTTTCGCTTCCGGATACAGTAACTCTGAAGAGGTGAGCCGCGATTTCCCCGATGTCGACCTCGTCGGGAAACCTTACGCCGGCGATGACCTGATATCTGCTCTGGTCAGGTCAATCGCTAAATCCAGTATCTTACAATCAAGCGAATGA
- a CDS encoding sigma-70 family RNA polymerase sigma factor encodes MAVSAGFRDGLLGAIPSLRAFAVSLSQNADKADDLVQETLVKAWDKQSSFQPGTNLKAWLFTILRNEFYSQMRKRGREVQDSDGIMTERLAVHPSQHGLLDLKDFRAALELLPEDQREAIILIGASGFSYEEAADICDCAVGTIKSRVSRARTRLQEILKIEGEGDFGPDAIATQVMGSSFA; translated from the coding sequence ATGGCAGTGTCAGCCGGTTTTCGGGACGGCCTTCTCGGTGCGATCCCCAGCTTGCGCGCGTTTGCGGTTTCGCTCTCGCAAAACGCCGACAAGGCAGACGATCTCGTGCAGGAAACGCTGGTGAAGGCGTGGGACAAGCAGTCAAGCTTCCAGCCTGGGACAAACCTCAAGGCATGGTTATTCACAATCTTGCGTAACGAGTTCTATTCGCAGATGCGCAAGCGGGGACGCGAAGTGCAAGATAGCGACGGCATTATGACCGAGCGCCTGGCCGTCCATCCGAGCCAGCACGGTTTACTTGACCTCAAGGATTTCCGTGCGGCTCTCGAGCTTTTGCCGGAAGATCAGAGGGAAGCCATCATCCTCATCGGCGCGTCCGGATTTTCCTATGAAGAAGCAGCCGACATCTGCGATTGCGCAGTCGGAACGATCAAGAGCAGGGTTAGCCGGGCACGAACGCGGCTTCAGGAGATATTGAAAATCGAAGGCGAAGGAGATTTCGGCCCGGACGCTATAGCCACCCAGGTTATGGGATCCTCATTCGCTTGA
- a CDS encoding DUF1328 domain-containing protein: MLYWALVFLVVAIIAGALGFGGIAGTSAGIAQILFFIFLAFLVISLLAGLFRRAR; the protein is encoded by the coding sequence ATGCTTTACTGGGCTTTGGTCTTTCTCGTCGTCGCCATTATAGCCGGTGCACTTGGCTTTGGTGGCATTGCCGGTACGTCAGCCGGCATCGCGCAGATTTTGTTTTTCATATTCCTTGCGTTTCTGGTCATTTCTTTGCTGGCAGGGCTTTTCCGCCGCGCCCGCTAG
- a CDS encoding sensor histidine kinase has protein sequence MERSLARALRNTGISVIYQDVDLRASWCENVPGSWSRDDLIGKTDSDFLPLPEANRLSDFKRNTLTSGKMESAEIRVPDDDGVRWFDVWVDADRGETGAIVGVVTTIVETTEQKRREQTLRALLRELSHRSKNLLAIIQSIATQTGRYSGTLDGFLTRFRGRLQSLASSQDLVTMSNWRGADLHELVMGQVGRYCADPQRNIRLSGLNPYLNPNAALHIGLALHELSVNSVSYGALARSDGWVEITTELSEMENTPDALTLTWHEPLINDLEEPKVKRFGSVALERVVPASLNGKAQLTLDEGRLEYRLVIPKGNFEIE, from the coding sequence ATGGAGCGCAGTCTGGCGCGGGCGTTGCGCAACACCGGGATTTCGGTCATCTACCAAGATGTCGACCTGCGCGCCAGCTGGTGCGAAAACGTACCCGGATCATGGTCCCGCGACGACCTCATTGGCAAAACAGACAGCGATTTTTTACCCCTCCCCGAAGCAAATCGGCTGTCGGATTTTAAAAGAAACACTCTCACTTCCGGTAAGATGGAAAGCGCAGAGATCCGTGTCCCCGACGACGACGGTGTACGCTGGTTCGACGTGTGGGTGGACGCCGATCGCGGCGAAACGGGCGCCATTGTCGGCGTCGTCACAACGATCGTGGAAACCACCGAGCAGAAGCGCCGGGAACAGACCCTTCGAGCGCTTCTGCGAGAGCTGTCGCATCGTTCAAAGAATCTCCTCGCGATCATACAGAGCATCGCAACCCAGACGGGGAGGTATTCCGGCACGCTGGACGGGTTTCTCACCCGCTTCCGCGGCCGCCTTCAATCGCTGGCATCCTCGCAGGATCTGGTCACTATGTCGAACTGGCGCGGCGCCGACCTGCATGAGCTGGTCATGGGCCAGGTCGGGCGCTATTGTGCGGACCCTCAGCGCAATATTCGCCTGAGCGGCCTCAATCCATATCTAAACCCCAACGCTGCATTGCATATCGGCCTGGCGCTTCACGAACTGTCGGTCAATTCCGTCAGCTACGGCGCGCTTGCGCGGTCTGATGGCTGGGTGGAAATCACCACCGAGCTTTCGGAAATGGAAAATACGCCCGACGCGCTGACACTAACCTGGCACGAACCACTGATAAACGACCTTGAAGAACCCAAGGTCAAGCGCTTTGGCAGCGTGGCATTGGAGCGCGTGGTTCCAGCTTCGCTCAACGGAAAAGCGCAACTAACGCTTGACGAAGGCCGGTTGGAGTATCGCCTGGTCATTCCCAAGGGAAACTTCGAAATCGAGTAG
- a CDS encoding response regulator yields MSLSAKIAPHLPFLRRYARAVSGSQTSGDAVVAAMLEAIIQDVSIFPEASSERIALYSLFAKLFTSVSVKIPHEAPASAWEQRASANLSSLSPLPRQAFLLVAVEGFSEEEAAEILDVSADDFTVLLRQASNDISQQVATDILIIEDEPLIAMDIEEMVESLGHRVVGTARTHAEATELFEKTRPKMVLADIQLADGSSGIDAVNEIIATTSVPVIFITAFPERLLTGERPEPAFLVTKPFNPDMVKALISQALFFDRQAKAAA; encoded by the coding sequence ATGAGTCTATCTGCAAAGATTGCCCCGCATTTGCCTTTCCTGCGCCGCTATGCGCGCGCTGTTTCAGGCTCCCAGACAAGCGGCGATGCCGTTGTGGCAGCGATGCTTGAGGCAATCATTCAGGATGTATCGATATTTCCCGAGGCCTCCAGCGAGCGGATTGCACTCTACAGCCTGTTTGCCAAGCTCTTCACATCAGTATCTGTGAAAATCCCACATGAGGCACCGGCCTCGGCCTGGGAGCAGCGTGCATCAGCCAATCTTTCATCCCTGTCCCCGCTTCCGCGTCAGGCATTCCTGCTGGTCGCCGTTGAGGGTTTCAGCGAAGAGGAAGCTGCGGAAATTCTCGATGTCAGCGCCGACGATTTCACAGTCCTGCTGCGTCAGGCCAGCAACGACATCTCCCAGCAGGTGGCAACCGACATCCTCATCATCGAGGATGAGCCACTGATCGCAATGGATATCGAGGAGATGGTGGAGAGCCTCGGTCACAGGGTCGTCGGTACCGCCCGCACCCACGCGGAAGCGACGGAGCTGTTTGAGAAAACCCGACCAAAGATGGTGTTGGCGGACATTCAGCTTGCCGATGGCAGCTCCGGCATTGATGCTGTCAATGAAATCATCGCCACAACGTCCGTTCCAGTGATTTTCATCACCGCGTTCCCTGAACGTTTGCTTACCGGTGAACGCCCGGAGCCGGCCTTCCTTGTCACCAAGCCGTTCAACCCGGACATGGTGAAGGCGCTAATCAGCCAAGCGCTTTTCTTCGACCGCCAGGCCAAAGCAGCAGCGTAG
- a CDS encoding NepR family anti-sigma factor — MSKDQQGASGAKTREAGADALGSNSEIGRKLKQYYDELVSDEVPDRFAQLLSQLEHAAPSQKKD; from the coding sequence ATGAGCAAAGACCAGCAAGGCGCTTCTGGCGCAAAAACCCGGGAAGCCGGGGCAGACGCTCTCGGATCCAATTCCGAGATAGGGCGCAAGCTGAAGCAGTATTATGATGAACTGGTCTCGGATGAAGTCCCCGACCGTTTTGCCCAATTGCTAAGCCAGCTCGAGCACGCTGCACCATCCCAGAAGAAGGACTAG